The Streptomonospora litoralis genome window below encodes:
- a CDS encoding class I SAM-dependent methyltransferase — protein MTTPSESVFDAAYENNTAPWVIGEPQPEVAALERDGWITGAVLDPGCGTGEHTIHLARSGYDVVGIDYSERAVGLARANAAEHGVEAHFAVADAFDLAQGGRSYDTVVDSALFHIFEGADRSAYVASLHEVSRPGGLVHVLALSDAEPGFGPRISDTAIRDAFGAGWRLENLRPARYRCVVRGEEDAALVGVEPGATVDQAAWLARIRRI, from the coding sequence ATGACCACACCGTCGGAATCCGTCTTCGATGCCGCATACGAGAACAACACCGCTCCCTGGGTTATCGGCGAACCCCAGCCGGAGGTGGCGGCCCTGGAGAGGGACGGCTGGATCACCGGGGCGGTACTCGACCCCGGGTGCGGCACCGGAGAGCACACCATCCACCTCGCTCGCTCGGGCTATGACGTGGTGGGCATCGACTATTCGGAGCGCGCGGTCGGACTTGCGCGCGCCAACGCCGCCGAGCACGGTGTGGAGGCGCATTTCGCGGTGGCGGACGCGTTCGACCTGGCGCAGGGCGGGCGGAGCTACGACACCGTCGTCGACAGCGCCCTGTTCCACATCTTCGAGGGCGCTGACCGGAGCGCCTACGTCGCGTCCTTGCACGAGGTCTCCCGCCCCGGCGGCCTGGTGCACGTGCTCGCCCTATCCGACGCCGAACCCGGTTTCGGGCCGCGCATCAGCGACACCGCCATTCGCGACGCGTTCGGCGCGGGCTGGCGCCTGGAGAACCTCCGCCCCGCCCGCTACCGCTGCGTCGTCCGCGGCGAGGAGGACGCAGCGCTGGTGGGTGTCGAGCCGGGAGCGACCGTGGACCAGGCCGCCTGGCTGGCCCGCATCCGCCGGATCTGA